One window from the genome of Deltaproteobacteria bacterium encodes:
- a CDS encoding isoprenylcysteine carboxylmethyltransferase family protein: protein MLLIGEQGIGIFLFVVLALQGGAMLVCTRRFLQIKPEGQGIVMAENYFNTAILVLFIPLIAVSLIMDWYQILDPTHLAIAIPWLIYGLEVIGIALIICGTAMVVFGFLALRNTFQPGGFAPRSQDPLVTWGIFSLVRNPLNSGVLSVTLGLAFVVQSLFVIALFVIYLILVLRVISIEENQLSEAFGEEYRSYSQKIRRLVPFIY from the coding sequence ATGCTTCTTATAGGCGAGCAAGGAATTGGGATATTTTTATTCGTAGTGTTGGCATTGCAGGGCGGTGCTATGCTGGTCTGCACCAGGAGGTTTCTGCAGATTAAACCCGAAGGACAAGGTATAGTCATGGCAGAAAACTATTTCAACACAGCTATACTCGTTTTGTTTATCCCCTTGATTGCTGTTTCCCTGATTATGGATTGGTATCAGATTTTAGATCCGACGCACTTGGCTATAGCCATTCCTTGGCTAATCTATGGGCTAGAGGTTATAGGCATTGCTTTAATAATTTGCGGTACCGCAATGGTCGTATTTGGTTTCCTGGCTTTGCGTAACACCTTTCAGCCTGGCGGCTTTGCTCCACGCTCCCAGGACCCGTTGGTTACCTGGGGTATATTCTCTTTGGTGAGGAATCCGCTAAATTCGGGTGTGTTATCTGTGACATTGGGCCTTGCGTTTGTTGTACAGTCGCTTTTCGTAATTGCCCTGTTTGTCATCTACCTCATACTGGTCTTACGTGTAATTTCCATAGAAGAAAACCAGCTATCCGAAGCGTTTGGCGAAGAGTACCGCTCCTATAGCCAGAAGATTAGACGGCTCGTTCCATTTATTTACTAA